The proteins below are encoded in one region of Bremerella sp. P1:
- a CDS encoding zinc-binding metallopeptidase family protein — protein sequence MQTFRCQCGHKLFFGSSFCVSCHETVGMCPTCRQVTALKSLGDDTWQCTNQTCGQQVKLCRNRVDHKACNCTVAIEENDQVLCTYCRLNQVIPDLSIDGNLVKWRRLEAAKRRALYGVESNGLPIGDPSRNDFLPLKFEFKEDDPHPVSTGHASGLITINLKEADSVKREQTRVEFGEPQRTLVGHFRHELGHYYWDMLVEPAKLEAFRQLFGNEQDPTYADAQTAYYANGPKPNWQSQYISAYASMHPWEDFAESFASYLDMTSIVSTAQSFPRINANVPPDDFDAWLKVYREIGVMANEFNRDIGLLDLVPEVFNKPVIEKLRFMHDLKDIRVQSPEGSSSA from the coding sequence ATGCAAACCTTTCGCTGCCAATGCGGACATAAGTTGTTCTTTGGAAGCTCTTTCTGTGTTTCTTGTCACGAGACCGTCGGCATGTGCCCCACTTGCCGCCAGGTGACCGCGTTAAAGTCGCTGGGTGATGACACCTGGCAGTGCACCAACCAGACGTGCGGACAGCAGGTGAAACTCTGCCGAAATCGCGTCGACCACAAGGCCTGCAACTGTACCGTCGCCATCGAAGAGAATGACCAGGTGCTCTGCACCTATTGTCGCTTGAACCAGGTCATCCCCGATCTGTCGATCGACGGCAACCTGGTGAAGTGGCGTCGCCTGGAAGCCGCCAAACGACGTGCACTGTATGGCGTCGAATCGAATGGCTTACCGATCGGCGATCCGAGCCGCAATGACTTCTTGCCCCTCAAGTTTGAGTTCAAAGAAGATGACCCGCATCCCGTTTCGACTGGGCACGCGTCTGGCCTGATCACGATCAATCTGAAAGAAGCCGATAGCGTCAAGCGAGAACAAACGCGAGTCGAGTTCGGCGAACCCCAACGTACGCTCGTCGGCCATTTCCGGCACGAACTGGGGCACTACTACTGGGACATGCTGGTCGAGCCTGCCAAGTTGGAGGCGTTTCGCCAACTATTTGGTAATGAACAAGACCCAACCTATGCCGACGCACAGACCGCATACTATGCAAACGGCCCCAAGCCCAATTGGCAATCGCAGTACATTTCGGCGTACGCCAGTATGCATCCATGGGAGGACTTCGCCGAGAGCTTTGCGTCGTACCTGGACATGACCTCGATTGTCAGCACGGCCCAGTCGTTTCCGCGGATCAACGCCAATGTTCCGCCGGATGATTTCGACGCTTGGCTGAAAGTCTATCGCGAGATCGGTGTGATGGCCAATGAGTTCAACCGCGACATCGGCCTGTTAGATCTTGTGCCGGAAGTCTTCAATAAGCCGGTGATCGAGAAGCTACGATTCATGCACGACTTGAAGGATATCCGCGTTCAGTCGCCGGAAGGGTCTTCGTCGGCTTGA
- a CDS encoding DUF4261 domain-containing protein: MAKGIFTQGVCVLLERPISIEEVTLALSDFEVLGTREESEEWAMGGPSALVMFDEETGGTVTVDTVDHEWPDDMGDPQKEFMVFGAWSMGHFGPFAYPGGLERAAQQCWAWKEGPEVIDRHKAFLRLRTSYVIGKGEDAKCMPEEYDPIAELQFSMKIVQALLSLDGALCYFNPNGEVLLDEDGFRSSLNYGWANELLPLDVWSNVRLFNIDETWALMDTVGNWQLEIPDIEACFVVDDYEVNEVANFLRNASNYLIQSGAIINDGETMDGPGDLRWAAIQFENGICDPPRETLRFVPMDDHDVPKIVQTSGRAEEDPSAEDQADEDPSGD, from the coding sequence ATGGCCAAGGGAATCTTCACGCAAGGGGTTTGCGTGCTGCTCGAACGACCGATCTCGATTGAAGAGGTCACGTTGGCTTTGAGCGACTTCGAGGTGCTGGGGACTCGTGAAGAAAGCGAAGAGTGGGCCATGGGAGGCCCTAGTGCCTTGGTCATGTTCGACGAAGAAACGGGCGGAACGGTCACCGTCGATACGGTTGATCATGAGTGGCCCGATGATATGGGAGACCCCCAGAAAGAGTTCATGGTCTTCGGAGCATGGTCGATGGGGCACTTCGGCCCCTTTGCGTATCCTGGTGGACTCGAGCGTGCGGCGCAGCAGTGTTGGGCCTGGAAGGAAGGCCCCGAGGTGATCGACCGCCATAAAGCATTTCTGCGGCTACGCACCAGCTACGTCATTGGCAAAGGGGAAGATGCCAAGTGCATGCCGGAAGAATACGACCCGATCGCTGAACTGCAATTCAGTATGAAGATCGTCCAGGCTCTGCTCAGCCTGGATGGGGCGCTATGCTACTTCAATCCCAACGGCGAGGTCTTGTTGGACGAAGACGGCTTCCGTTCCAGCTTGAACTATGGCTGGGCCAATGAACTGTTGCCGCTGGATGTCTGGTCCAATGTTCGCCTGTTCAACATTGACGAGACCTGGGCGTTGATGGATACAGTGGGCAACTGGCAGTTGGAGATTCCCGATATCGAAGCCTGCTTCGTTGTGGATGACTACGAGGTGAACGAGGTCGCCAACTTCCTGCGGAACGCCTCGAATTACCTCATCCAAAGTGGGGCGATCATCAACGATGGCGAAACGATGGATGGCCCAGGCGATCTCCGCTGGGCGGCCATCCAATTCGAGAACGGCATCTGCGATCCCCCGCGCGAAACGCTTCGTTTCGTTCCGATGGACGATCATGACGTGCCGAAGATTGTGCAGACTTCCGGTCGAGCCGAAGAAGATCCATCCGCAGAGGATCAAGCCGACGAAGACCCTTCCGGCGACTGA
- a CDS encoding MBL fold metallo-hydrolase, translated as MVNITEIAPDLFRLSVFVPELNMQFNHFLVRDDQPLLFHTGLKGMFPALHEAVSKIIDPKSLRYIAWSHFESDECGALNEWLKVAPHAEPVCTLVGKLVSVDDFSDRPAKGMTPDDVLTTGKYHYRFYPSPHIPHGWDAGVLFEETTKTLFCSDLFHHFGDTQPLTTDSLIEPTQQGMQLLQQGPLAGYMPYTSQTEGVLRKLADLKPETLAVMHGSSYQGAGDQLLHDLAGVIKATFDQP; from the coding sequence ATGGTCAACATCACCGAAATCGCCCCAGACCTGTTTCGACTATCGGTGTTCGTTCCCGAGTTGAACATGCAGTTCAACCACTTTCTTGTGCGAGACGACCAGCCCTTGCTGTTTCACACTGGGTTGAAGGGCATGTTTCCGGCACTTCACGAGGCCGTTTCAAAGATCATCGACCCGAAGTCGCTGCGTTACATCGCCTGGAGCCATTTCGAGTCGGACGAGTGCGGGGCGCTCAACGAGTGGCTGAAGGTCGCCCCCCACGCCGAGCCTGTCTGCACGTTGGTTGGCAAACTCGTGAGCGTCGACGACTTTTCCGATCGTCCGGCCAAGGGAATGACACCGGACGATGTACTGACAACGGGCAAGTATCATTACCGGTTCTATCCATCGCCCCACATCCCGCATGGATGGGACGCCGGCGTGCTGTTTGAAGAGACGACCAAGACGCTCTTCTGCTCCGATCTGTTTCACCACTTTGGTGATACTCAGCCGCTGACCACCGACTCCCTGATCGAGCCAACGCAGCAAGGAATGCAATTGCTTCAGCAAGGCCCACTGGCCGGGTACATGCCGTACACTTCGCAGACCGAGGGTGTCCTGCGGAAACTGGCCGACCTAAAGCCTGAAACCTTAGCCGTGATGCACGGTTCTTCGTATCAAGGAGCAGGGGACCAGTTGCTGCATGACTTGGCCGGTGTCATCAAGGCGACCTTCGACCAACCTTGA
- a CDS encoding TIGR02594 family protein, whose translation MTKRYVPTIYAKQFRRLPKSTKDSINQEANQRFFNETNVRRKLDPRRDQVLCWRWLEIRDEVMKERANPRAKSPHVVAQAASRVGKAVSAGAAMYADFARSFSQTAEAPWMEVARQELRLGIAETPGKGATRKIMTYSLTCPHLYSTANKTKYMESNGDEGFKWCSAFVNWCMAQVGIQGTQNALAMSWKNWGVPVDGPCYGAIIVLKTSSWNHVAFVDEVDGQFKMLGGNQKPEHGKGPDCVSYQRINPSSVVAYRMPRTN comes from the coding sequence ATGACCAAGCGCTACGTGCCCACCATTTACGCCAAGCAATTCCGCAGACTTCCGAAGTCGACCAAAGACTCGATCAATCAGGAAGCCAACCAACGCTTCTTCAATGAAACGAACGTGCGACGCAAACTAGATCCCCGACGCGACCAGGTGTTGTGCTGGCGTTGGCTGGAGATCCGCGACGAGGTGATGAAGGAGCGAGCCAACCCACGAGCGAAGTCGCCGCATGTTGTTGCTCAAGCGGCTTCACGCGTTGGTAAAGCCGTGAGTGCCGGGGCTGCGATGTACGCGGACTTTGCCCGGTCCTTTTCGCAAACGGCGGAAGCTCCGTGGATGGAAGTTGCTCGCCAGGAACTTCGCCTTGGCATTGCCGAAACGCCTGGCAAGGGCGCGACACGCAAGATCATGACGTACTCCCTTACGTGCCCGCATCTTTACAGTACTGCGAATAAAACGAAGTACATGGAAAGCAACGGTGACGAAGGCTTCAAATGGTGCTCGGCCTTCGTTAATTGGTGCATGGCCCAGGTTGGGATTCAGGGAACGCAGAACGCTCTGGCGATGAGCTGGAAGAACTGGGGCGTCCCGGTCGATGGCCCCTGCTACGGCGCAATCATCGTCTTGAAGACGAGCAGTTGGAACCACGTTGCATTTGTCGACGAGGTAGACGGTCAATTCAAGATGTTGGGCGGCAATCAAAAGCCGGAGCACGGCAAGGGACCCGACTGCGTTTCGTACCAACGCATCAATCCCAGTTCCGTCGTAGCCTACCGTATGCCGCGCACGAACTAG
- a CDS encoding PSP1 C-terminal domain-containing protein encodes MVQETAIGRHHFVRVSVLGHVGRFTSVDAIAYGRGMRVICRTSRGLEVGEILGPAGESEENDSDGSIVRGVTVEDDLILARLERNRQEAFAACEKELTERGIHIPLLEVEQLFDGGSLYFYFLGDVPEEVAELTHRLAETYNAAAGISQFSDLLETGCGPGCGTEEKAGGCGDSCTSCAIAGACKK; translated from the coding sequence TTGGTACAAGAAACCGCCATTGGGCGTCATCATTTCGTTCGCGTCAGCGTGCTGGGGCATGTCGGAAGGTTCACATCGGTCGATGCGATCGCCTATGGTCGCGGTATGCGCGTCATTTGTCGCACCTCACGCGGGCTGGAAGTGGGAGAAATCCTCGGTCCGGCCGGCGAGTCGGAGGAAAACGACTCGGACGGCTCCATCGTCCGCGGTGTGACCGTGGAAGACGACCTGATCCTCGCTCGCTTGGAACGCAATCGTCAGGAAGCTTTCGCGGCCTGCGAGAAAGAACTGACCGAGCGCGGCATCCATATTCCCCTGCTTGAGGTCGAACAGCTTTTCGACGGGGGCTCGCTCTATTTCTACTTTCTGGGCGATGTCCCGGAGGAAGTCGCCGAGCTGACCCATCGCCTGGCCGAGACCTACAATGCGGCCGCTGGGATCAGCCAGTTCTCCGATCTGCTCGAGACCGGCTGCGGCCCTGGCTGCGGTACCGAGGAAAAAGCAGGCGGCTGCGGCGACTCTTGCACGAGCTGCGCAATCGCTGGGGCGTGCAAGAAGTAG
- the bioB gene encoding biotin synthase BioB, translated as MPPMSMSTLSWSALAEEVLRGHQLTVEEGLSILHSSDDELLDVMSAAFKIRRQHFGKTVQLYQLMNAKSGLCPEDCGYCSQSKVSDAEIPKYNFLSRDKLMEGAKVAAERDVKTYCIVISARGPNEREMKAVETIVPEIKEKYDLKICACLGLLSPEQADRLKACGVDRVNHNVNTSAEYYQKICSTHTYEDRIDTLNAVKNAGLEMCSGGIVGMGESDEDVVKMALELRDLGVHSIPVNFLNPIDGTPLQGLGKDLSPRQCLRILAVYRFANPSAELRIAGGREIHLRSLQPLGLYAANSLFLGDYLTTPGQTAEDDYKMLEDLGFTVTKTEEVSVGSAK; from the coding sequence ATGCCGCCGATGTCAATGTCGACGCTATCGTGGTCCGCCTTGGCCGAAGAAGTCTTGCGTGGTCATCAATTGACCGTGGAAGAAGGTCTTTCGATCCTCCATTCGTCCGACGACGAGCTGCTGGACGTGATGTCCGCCGCGTTCAAGATACGCCGCCAACACTTCGGCAAAACGGTCCAGCTGTACCAGCTGATGAACGCCAAGAGCGGTCTTTGCCCGGAAGATTGCGGCTACTGTTCCCAGTCGAAAGTCTCCGACGCGGAAATCCCCAAGTACAACTTCCTCAGCCGCGACAAGCTGATGGAAGGGGCCAAGGTCGCTGCCGAGCGCGACGTGAAGACCTACTGTATCGTGATTTCTGCTCGCGGTCCTAACGAACGCGAGATGAAGGCCGTCGAGACGATCGTGCCCGAGATCAAGGAAAAGTACGACCTGAAGATCTGCGCTTGCCTGGGCCTGTTGAGCCCTGAACAGGCCGATCGTCTGAAGGCCTGCGGTGTTGATCGCGTGAATCACAACGTGAACACCAGTGCCGAGTATTACCAGAAGATTTGCTCGACGCACACCTACGAAGACCGCATCGATACGCTCAACGCGGTGAAGAACGCTGGTCTGGAAATGTGCAGCGGCGGTATCGTCGGCATGGGCGAGTCGGACGAAGACGTTGTGAAGATGGCCCTCGAGCTACGTGACCTGGGTGTCCACTCGATCCCGGTCAACTTCCTGAACCCAATCGACGGCACACCGCTGCAGGGCCTGGGCAAAGACCTGAGCCCACGTCAGTGTCTGCGAATTCTGGCCGTCTATCGTTTCGCCAACCCAAGTGCCGAACTACGCATCGCTGGCGGACGCGAGATTCACCTGCGGAGCCTACAACCGCTGGGGCTATACGCGGCGAACTCGCTCTTCCTGGGCGACTACCTCACCACGCCAGGGCAGACCGCCGAAGACGACTACAAGATGCTCGAAGACCTCGGCTTCACGGTCACCAAGACCGAAGAAGTCTCGGTGGGCTCGGCCAAATAG
- the leuD gene encoding 3-isopropylmalate dehydratase small subunit, with protein sequence MQPFVKETGVVAVMDRANVDTDQIIPKQFLKRIERTGFGQFLFFDWRFMDDGQLHPEFELNHPSVAGASILVTRRNFGSGSSREHAVWAIDDYGIRAVIAPSFADIFYNNCFKNGVLPIALSEEQVEEFFQRFAKHPGYKLTVDLEAKTISDAHGLEVSFDVDEHRRHKLLKGLDDIASTLELEDKIAAYEQANGIGA encoded by the coding sequence ATGCAACCATTCGTTAAAGAGACCGGCGTTGTTGCCGTCATGGATCGGGCCAACGTGGATACCGATCAGATCATTCCCAAGCAGTTCTTGAAGCGTATCGAGCGAACCGGCTTCGGTCAGTTTCTGTTCTTCGATTGGCGTTTCATGGACGATGGCCAACTCCATCCGGAGTTCGAGTTGAATCACCCCAGCGTTGCCGGGGCTTCAATTCTCGTCACGCGCCGTAACTTCGGTAGCGGTTCCAGCCGCGAACACGCCGTCTGGGCGATCGACGACTACGGCATTCGCGCGGTGATCGCACCAAGCTTCGCCGACATCTTCTACAACAACTGCTTCAAGAACGGCGTGCTGCCGATCGCTCTGAGCGAAGAACAAGTCGAAGAGTTCTTCCAGCGATTTGCTAAGCACCCCGGTTACAAGCTGACCGTCGACCTGGAAGCAAAGACGATCTCCGATGCCCACGGGCTTGAGGTTTCGTTCGATGTCGACGAGCATCGCCGTCACAAGCTGCTCAAAGGCCTGGACGACATCGCCAGCACGCTGGAGCTGGAAGACAAGATCGCGGCTTACGAGCAAGCCAATGGTATTGGTGCGTAA
- the leuC gene encoding 3-isopropylmalate dehydratase large subunit — protein MIAENAPRTMFQKIWDNHVVDAEPHKQALLYIDLHLVHEVTSPQAFEGLRLAGRKVRRPELTKATPDHNVPTTDRSLPIVDEISKQQIDTLRQNCQDFGVQLFDLHDVKQGVVHVIGPELGLTQPGMTIVCGDSHTATHGAFGALAFGIGTSEVEHVLATQTLLQTAPKTMELRVNGTLARGVTAKDLVLYLIGHLTTAGGTGYVLEYTGEAVRNLTMEQRMTVCNMSIEAGARAGMIAPDETTFEYIRGREFAPKDIEAAIERWKNLPSDPGAKYDKVLEFAAKDIAPQVTWGTNPGQVCAVDKPIPAPGDFADATERRSTELALEYMDLKAGQPMSEVDINRVFIGSCTNGRIEDLRAAASVVKGHKKADHVHAMVVPGSGQVRLQAQEEGLDKIFIEAGFEWREAGCSMCLAMNPDKLEPGERCASTSNRNFEGRQGRGGRTHLVSPEMAAAAGVAGHFVDVRTWDFK, from the coding sequence ATGATCGCGGAAAACGCCCCCCGTACTATGTTCCAGAAAATCTGGGACAACCACGTAGTCGACGCCGAACCTCATAAGCAGGCCCTGCTTTATATCGACCTGCACCTGGTTCACGAAGTGACCAGCCCTCAAGCATTTGAAGGCCTGCGTCTGGCCGGTCGCAAGGTTCGTCGCCCCGAACTAACCAAGGCCACGCCTGACCATAACGTCCCCACCACCGACCGTTCGCTGCCGATCGTCGACGAGATCTCGAAGCAGCAGATCGACACCCTGCGTCAGAACTGCCAGGACTTCGGTGTTCAGCTGTTCGACCTGCATGACGTCAAGCAAGGGGTTGTTCACGTTATCGGCCCGGAACTGGGGCTGACGCAGCCCGGCATGACGATCGTCTGCGGCGACAGCCACACCGCCACGCATGGTGCGTTTGGTGCCCTCGCTTTTGGTATCGGGACGAGCGAAGTCGAGCACGTTCTCGCTACGCAGACGCTGCTGCAAACCGCGCCCAAGACGATGGAGCTCCGCGTCAACGGCACGTTGGCCCGCGGTGTGACGGCGAAGGACCTGGTGCTGTATTTGATCGGTCATCTGACCACCGCCGGCGGTACCGGTTACGTCCTGGAATACACAGGCGAAGCCGTTCGCAACCTGACCATGGAACAGCGGATGACCGTCTGTAACATGTCGATCGAAGCTGGTGCCCGTGCCGGTATGATCGCTCCTGACGAAACGACCTTCGAGTACATCCGCGGCCGCGAGTTCGCCCCCAAGGATATCGAAGCAGCGATCGAGCGTTGGAAGAATCTTCCTTCGGACCCTGGTGCGAAGTACGACAAGGTACTTGAATTCGCCGCCAAGGATATCGCTCCGCAAGTGACATGGGGAACCAACCCAGGTCAGGTTTGTGCCGTCGACAAGCCGATTCCGGCCCCCGGTGATTTCGCCGACGCAACCGAACGCCGCTCGACCGAGTTGGCTTTGGAATACATGGACCTCAAAGCAGGCCAGCCCATGTCGGAAGTCGACATCAATCGCGTCTTCATCGGTTCGTGCACCAACGGCCGTATCGAAGACCTGCGTGCCGCTGCGAGTGTCGTCAAGGGACATAAGAAGGCCGATCACGTGCACGCGATGGTGGTGCCGGGTAGTGGTCAGGTTCGCCTGCAGGCCCAGGAAGAAGGTCTCGACAAGATCTTTATCGAAGCTGGATTTGAATGGCGGGAAGCTGGTTGCAGCATGTGCCTGGCGATGAACCCCGACAAGCTGGAACCAGGCGAGCGTTGTGCTTCGACCAGTAACCGCAACTTTGAAGGACGTCAGGGACGTGGTGGCCGCACCCACCTGGTGAGCCCCGAAATGGCTGCCGCGGCCGGTGTCGCCGGGCATTTCGTCGACGTTCGTACGTGGGACTTCAAGTAA
- a CDS encoding serine/threonine protein kinase — protein MTNSTPPNSMDRHFEETVVAPSDSGVEKTTSSSSPHIALVEGSSSPHFSRVTQSLLRLRLRVATFVMFGIFAVYFVWHAYEFFWGTNVAEKSPILLSVHAGLLFLLGTTGYLLCPSCDVRKGLLRSQEIVTFGMPALFLLMTQHHSMQLCAREYGMFQNPAPGWLLLIFIYALFIPNTWQRAAVVISMLMVAPLALMGYEYATDQMCYDIIYSNPEMLAEIGLKMIICGAVAVFGVYTINVLRTEAFQAQQLGQYRLSRSLGAGGMGEVYLAHHYLMKRPCAIKIIRPEKAGDSNVLARFEREVHASSKLSHWNNIDIYDYGRTEDGTFYYVMEYLPGLNVSDLVNRFGHLPPGRVIHLLRQVCDALNEAHSQGMIHRDIKPANVFAAKRGGFYDVAKLLDFGLAKPIASTEDSNLTQEGMITGSPLFMSPEQAAGEGEPDARSDIYSVGILAYFMLTGHAPFEYDRPIKVIIAHAHEAVVPPSEHVPSIPHDLEAIVMRCLAKDPDDRYQSILDMADALDKCESAGTWQQADALQWWTENETIAECPQPGEEAQPTDETRIAKITG, from the coding sequence ATGACTAACTCGACTCCCCCAAACTCGATGGATCGGCATTTTGAGGAGACCGTCGTTGCGCCCAGCGATTCTGGCGTAGAGAAGACGACTTCTTCCTCCTCGCCGCACATTGCGTTGGTCGAAGGATCGTCCAGTCCCCACTTCTCGCGTGTCACCCAGTCGCTGCTTCGGCTGCGTTTGAGGGTTGCCACATTTGTCATGTTCGGCATTTTTGCCGTCTATTTCGTATGGCATGCCTACGAGTTTTTCTGGGGCACCAATGTCGCCGAGAAGAGCCCTATTTTGCTGAGCGTTCACGCCGGGCTTCTCTTCCTGCTGGGCACAACCGGCTATTTGCTGTGCCCTAGCTGTGACGTCCGGAAGGGCCTGCTCCGCTCGCAGGAGATCGTCACCTTCGGGATGCCGGCGCTGTTTTTGCTGATGACCCAACATCACTCGATGCAGCTCTGTGCCCGTGAGTACGGGATGTTTCAGAATCCTGCACCAGGGTGGCTGCTGTTGATCTTCATTTATGCCCTGTTCATTCCCAACACCTGGCAAAGGGCGGCCGTGGTCATCTCAATGTTGATGGTCGCGCCACTCGCGCTGATGGGGTACGAATACGCAACCGACCAGATGTGCTACGACATCATCTACAGCAATCCGGAAATGCTCGCGGAAATCGGCCTGAAGATGATCATCTGCGGGGCCGTTGCCGTGTTCGGCGTGTACACGATCAATGTGCTGCGAACCGAAGCGTTTCAAGCGCAGCAGTTGGGCCAGTACCGTCTGAGCCGTAGTCTGGGTGCTGGCGGCATGGGCGAGGTCTACTTGGCTCATCACTACCTGATGAAACGCCCCTGTGCGATCAAGATCATTCGTCCCGAGAAGGCCGGTGACTCGAACGTGCTGGCTCGCTTCGAGCGTGAGGTGCACGCTTCGTCGAAGCTCTCGCACTGGAACAATATCGACATTTACGACTATGGTCGAACCGAAGACGGCACGTTCTATTACGTGATGGAATACCTGCCCGGCTTGAATGTTTCGGATCTGGTCAATCGATTTGGTCATTTGCCGCCAGGACGCGTGATTCATTTATTACGTCAAGTGTGTGACGCGCTCAACGAAGCCCACTCGCAGGGGATGATCCACCGCGACATCAAGCCGGCCAACGTGTTCGCGGCCAAACGTGGCGGATTCTATGACGTGGCGAAACTGTTGGACTTTGGTTTGGCCAAGCCGATCGCCTCGACCGAAGATTCCAATTTGACGCAGGAAGGAATGATCACCGGTTCGCCGCTGTTCATGTCGCCTGAGCAAGCCGCTGGCGAAGGAGAGCCAGATGCCCGTAGCGATATTTATTCGGTTGGGATCTTGGCCTACTTCATGCTGACTGGCCATGCTCCGTTCGAGTACGATCGGCCGATCAAAGTGATCATCGCGCACGCCCACGAAGCCGTCGTGCCGCCGTCTGAGCATGTCCCATCGATCCCGCACGACCTGGAGGCGATCGTCATGCGATGTTTGGCGAAAGATCCAGACGATCGGTATCAGTCGATCCTGGATATGGCCGACGCTCTCGACAAGTGCGAGTCTGCCGGTACCTGGCAGCAGGCTGATGCGCTGCAGTGGTGGACCGAGAACGAAACGATCGCCGAGTGCCCACAGCCGGGGGAAGAGGCTCAGCCGACCGACGAAACCCGGATCGCAAAGATCACCGGGTAA
- a CDS encoding nucleotide sugar dehydrogenase, whose amino-acid sequence MAENVLDSYKSLRQKLSDQSAVVGVIGMGYVGLPLVKTFADCGFRCLGFDTDPSKVEKLHRGESYIKHIASEWIASNVKMGRFSATCDTDRMAEADVLLICVPTPLDGSRDPDLKYVELTAKAISKSLRKGQLVVLESTTYPGTTREVVVPILQKSGLQAGIDFFVAYSPEREDPGNPQFSAANIPKVVGGLEYHSRMLACELYEKAIVEIIPVSSLEVAEACKILENTYRAVNIALVNELKVLFDRMDIDLWEVIEAAKTKPFGFQAFYPGPGLGGHCIPIDPFYLSWLARKWGMPTRFIELAGEINTSMPEYVVQKLMLALNDHQKPINGSKILMLGVAYKPNVDDPRESPAFAIMELLEPLGAEIQYNDPYIPQLPSMRNYEVFKKESIALTAEALAEADAVLIVTNHKDYDWEFIAKHAKLVIDTRNAMSGVAKRDNIRKA is encoded by the coding sequence ATGGCTGAAAATGTTCTGGATTCGTACAAATCTCTCCGCCAGAAGCTCTCCGATCAGTCTGCCGTGGTGGGTGTCATCGGAATGGGGTATGTCGGCCTACCGCTGGTAAAAACGTTTGCCGACTGTGGTTTCCGTTGCCTTGGCTTCGATACTGATCCTAGCAAAGTCGAAAAACTTCACCGTGGTGAAAGCTACATAAAGCACATTGCCAGCGAGTGGATTGCCTCAAATGTTAAAATGGGGCGTTTCTCTGCGACGTGCGATACCGATCGCATGGCCGAGGCCGACGTCCTGCTGATTTGCGTGCCGACCCCGCTGGACGGCTCGCGCGACCCCGATCTGAAGTATGTCGAGCTAACCGCAAAGGCCATCAGTAAGTCACTACGCAAGGGACAGCTCGTGGTTCTCGAAAGCACGACTTACCCTGGTACGACGCGGGAAGTGGTGGTTCCGATTCTGCAAAAGAGCGGCCTGCAAGCCGGCATCGACTTCTTCGTCGCCTACAGCCCCGAGCGTGAAGACCCAGGCAACCCTCAGTTTTCCGCGGCCAACATCCCCAAGGTGGTTGGAGGGCTCGAATACCACAGCCGCATGCTGGCCTGCGAGTTGTACGAAAAGGCGATCGTCGAGATCATCCCGGTCAGTAGCCTGGAAGTGGCCGAGGCCTGTAAGATCCTGGAGAACACCTACCGAGCGGTGAACATCGCCCTGGTGAACGAACTGAAGGTGCTGTTCGATCGCATGGATATCGACCTGTGGGAAGTGATCGAAGCGGCGAAGACCAAGCCATTCGGCTTTCAGGCCTTTTACCCGGGCCCAGGCCTGGGCGGGCACTGCATCCCGATTGATCCGTTCTACCTGAGCTGGCTGGCCCGCAAGTGGGGCATGCCGACACGTTTCATCGAACTGGCCGGCGAAATCAATACCAGCATGCCGGAGTACGTCGTCCAGAAGTTGATGCTGGCCCTGAACGACCACCAGAAGCCGATCAACGGAAGCAAGATCTTGATGCTGGGCGTCGCCTACAAGCCCAACGTCGACGACCCACGCGAAAGTCCGGCGTTTGCCATCATGGAACTTTTGGAACCGCTAGGGGCCGAGATCCAATACAACGACCCGTACATTCCCCAGCTCCCGTCGATGCGAAACTATGAGGTCTTCAAAAAGGAAAGCATCGCACTGACCGCCGAAGCATTGGCCGAAGCAGACGCCGTACTGATTGTGACCAACCACAAGGATTACGACTGGGAGTTCATCGCCAAGCACGCCAAGCTGGTGATTGATACCCGCAACGCGATGAGTGGCGTGGCCAAGCGGGATAATATTCGCAAGGCGTGA